The following are encoded together in the Capsulimonas corticalis genome:
- a CDS encoding RtcB family protein, which produces MKLQPLLKTWKGDKRFTQISKEAAALKKAGRGADDIASELERAFGKPEALLAMRETTAPYRVYGEIGSDIDSVALAQLRLALQLPIAAQGALMPDAHVGYALPIGGVFAAHNAISPAMVGVDIGCRMHLTLFDLSPDQLRLSREKLFEDLKAITVFGTGGKRPHPADHAILEDDAWDLTRQTRGLQDRAAGQLGTSGSGNHFAELVIGERLVPDGLDGVSQRFCGLLTHSGSRGIGYAIANHYMRLAALETRRRARAPKFYEWLDMDSDAGREYWTAMHLAGDFAKACHEVIHADFLQRTKLKAAATIQNHHNFAWRKGDLIIHRKGATPAETGVLGVIPGSMGTASYIVEGLGAPEALESASHGAGRVGSRTVARDRFSAAEARRMLEREDIWIEGLSVEEGPQAYKDIEHVMRIQVDAGLVRPLARMMPAAVIMAGEEG; this is translated from the coding sequence ATGAAATTACAGCCATTACTCAAGACCTGGAAGGGCGACAAGCGGTTCACGCAGATCTCGAAGGAAGCGGCGGCGCTGAAGAAGGCGGGGCGGGGCGCGGATGACATTGCGTCCGAGCTCGAACGCGCCTTCGGCAAGCCCGAGGCGCTGCTCGCGATGCGCGAGACGACCGCGCCGTATCGTGTGTATGGCGAGATTGGATCGGATATTGACTCCGTGGCGCTCGCGCAGCTTCGGCTTGCCCTGCAACTGCCGATCGCCGCGCAGGGCGCACTCATGCCGGACGCGCATGTCGGATACGCGCTGCCGATCGGCGGGGTGTTCGCGGCGCACAACGCCATCTCGCCGGCCATGGTCGGCGTGGATATCGGCTGCCGCATGCACCTGACGCTGTTCGATTTGTCTCCCGATCAGCTTCGGCTAAGCCGCGAGAAGCTTTTTGAAGACTTGAAAGCCATCACGGTCTTTGGGACGGGCGGCAAGCGCCCCCACCCCGCCGATCATGCAATCTTGGAAGACGACGCCTGGGATCTGACGCGCCAGACGCGCGGATTGCAGGACCGCGCCGCCGGGCAGCTCGGCACCAGCGGCAGCGGCAACCATTTTGCCGAGTTAGTGATTGGCGAACGTCTCGTCCCTGATGGATTAGACGGCGTATCACAACGCTTCTGCGGCCTGCTCACACACAGCGGCTCGCGCGGCATTGGCTACGCCATCGCCAATCACTATATGCGGCTCGCCGCGTTAGAAACACGGCGCAGGGCCCGCGCGCCCAAGTTCTATGAATGGCTGGACATGGATTCGGACGCCGGACGCGAATACTGGACGGCCATGCACCTCGCCGGCGATTTCGCGAAGGCGTGTCACGAGGTCATCCATGCCGATTTCCTACAGCGCACGAAGCTCAAAGCCGCCGCGACGATCCAGAACCATCACAACTTCGCCTGGCGCAAAGGCGATCTGATTATTCACCGTAAGGGCGCGACGCCGGCGGAGACGGGCGTCCTTGGCGTCATCCCTGGCAGCATGGGCACGGCCAGCTACATCGTGGAAGGTCTCGGCGCCCCCGAAGCGCTCGAAAGCGCCTCGCACGGCGCCGGCCGCGTCGGCAGCCGCACGGTCGCTCGCGACAGATTTAGCGCCGCCGAGGCGCGTCGGATGCTGGAGCGGGAAGATATCTGGATCGAGGGGCTAAGCGTGGAGGAAGGACCGCAGGCGTACAAAGATATCGAGCATGTGATGCGGATTCAGGTGGACGCGGGATTAGTGCGACCGCTCGCGCGGATGATGCCGGCGGCGGTGATTATGGCGGGGGAGGAAGGTTAG
- the groES gene encoding co-chaperone GroES, translated as MLKPLGDRIIVKALEAEQTTAGGIILPETAKEKPQRGEVLAVGPGKTLDNGKVSAVDVKVGDKVVYSKYGGTEIKVKGEEVIILRADDVLGILNA; from the coding sequence ATGCTGAAGCCATTGGGCGACCGGATCATCGTTAAGGCTCTGGAAGCCGAGCAGACAACCGCCGGCGGAATCATCCTGCCGGAGACCGCGAAAGAAAAGCCGCAGCGCGGCGAAGTGCTGGCGGTCGGACCGGGCAAGACGCTCGATAACGGCAAAGTCAGCGCGGTCGACGTGAAGGTGGGCGACAAGGTCGTCTACTCCAAGTACGGCGGCACGGAGATCAAGGTCAAGGGCGAGGAAGTCATTATCCTGCGCGCCGACGATGTGCTGGGAATCCTGAACGCTTAG
- the groL gene encoding chaperonin GroEL (60 kDa chaperone family; promotes refolding of misfolded polypeptides especially under stressful conditions; forms two stacked rings of heptamers to form a barrel-shaped 14mer; ends can be capped by GroES; misfolded proteins enter the barrel where they are refolded when GroES binds), whose amino-acid sequence MAAKDLLFDEQARRALERGVNTLADAVKVTLGPRGRYVVLEKKFGSPSLVDDGVTIAKEIEIEDKFENMGAQLVREVASKTNDVAGDGTTTATVLAQAIVREGLKNVAAGANPLAVKRGIDLAVAAAVAEIGRLAVKVEGKEAITQVATNSAKNTLIGDLIADAMDKVGKDGVITVEESKGTTTALELVEGMQFDKGYISPYFVTDAERLEVVLDEPLILLFEKKISNIQDLLPVLEKVVRQGRPLVIIAEDVDGEALATLVVNKLRGTINVVAVKAPGFGDRRKAILEDIAVLTSGQFITEDLGIKLEGIDETSLGSAKRVVVTKDDTTIVEGKGSVQAIQGRIAQIKAQIEKSDSDYDREKLQERLAKLSGGVAVIQVGAATETELKEKKHRIEDALSATRAAVEEGIVPGGGTTLIKAIAALDKLELTGDEKVGVAIIRRALEEPARQIANNAGVEGSVIVDEIKRNGLGYNAATGEFGDLVAQGIVDPAKVTRSALQNAASIAGLILTTETLIAERPEKNPAPAGGGGGGMGGGMPGMGGMGGF is encoded by the coding sequence ATGGCAGCAAAAGATCTGTTGTTCGATGAGCAGGCCCGGCGCGCGCTGGAGCGCGGCGTCAACACCCTGGCCGACGCCGTAAAGGTGACCCTGGGACCGCGTGGCCGCTATGTCGTACTGGAGAAGAAGTTCGGCTCCCCCTCGCTCGTGGACGACGGCGTCACGATCGCCAAGGAGATCGAGATCGAGGACAAGTTCGAGAACATGGGCGCGCAGCTCGTTCGCGAAGTCGCCTCCAAGACCAATGACGTCGCCGGCGACGGCACCACTACCGCCACCGTTCTGGCCCAGGCGATCGTTCGCGAAGGCCTGAAGAACGTCGCGGCCGGCGCCAACCCGCTCGCCGTCAAGCGCGGCATCGACCTCGCGGTCGCCGCCGCCGTCGCCGAGATCGGCCGCCTCGCGGTCAAGGTCGAAGGCAAGGAAGCGATCACGCAGGTCGCCACCAACTCCGCCAAGAACACCCTGATCGGCGACCTGATCGCCGACGCGATGGACAAGGTCGGCAAGGATGGTGTCATCACCGTCGAAGAGAGCAAGGGAACCACGACCGCTCTGGAGCTGGTCGAGGGCATGCAGTTCGATAAGGGCTACATCTCCCCCTACTTCGTCACCGACGCCGAGCGCCTCGAAGTCGTGCTGGACGAGCCGCTGATCCTGCTGTTCGAGAAGAAGATCTCCAACATCCAGGACCTGCTTCCCGTGCTGGAGAAGGTTGTCCGCCAGGGCCGCCCGCTCGTCATCATCGCGGAAGATGTCGACGGCGAAGCGCTCGCCACTCTGGTCGTCAACAAGCTGCGCGGCACGATCAACGTCGTCGCCGTCAAGGCGCCCGGCTTCGGCGACCGCCGCAAGGCCATCCTTGAGGACATCGCCGTTCTGACCTCCGGCCAGTTCATCACCGAGGACCTGGGCATCAAGCTGGAAGGCATCGACGAGACCTCGCTCGGCTCCGCCAAGCGCGTCGTCGTGACCAAGGACGACACCACGATCGTCGAAGGCAAGGGCTCCGTGCAGGCCATCCAGGGCCGCATCGCTCAGATCAAGGCTCAGATCGAGAAGTCCGACAGCGACTACGACCGCGAGAAGCTCCAGGAGCGCCTGGCGAAGCTTTCGGGCGGCGTGGCCGTCATCCAGGTCGGCGCCGCGACCGAGACCGAACTCAAAGAGAAGAAGCACCGCATCGAGGACGCTCTTTCCGCCACCCGCGCCGCGGTTGAGGAAGGCATCGTTCCCGGCGGCGGCACCACGCTGATCAAGGCCATCGCGGCTTTGGACAAGCTGGAACTGACCGGCGACGAGAAGGTCGGCGTCGCGATCATCCGCCGCGCTCTTGAGGAGCCGGCGCGCCAGATCGCGAACAACGCGGGCGTCGAAGGCTCGGTTATCGTCGATGAGATCAAGCGCAACGGCCTCGGCTACAATGCCGCGACCGGCGAGTTCGGCGACCTGGTCGCTCAGGGCATCGTCGATCCGGCCAAGGTGACCCGCTCCGCGCTGCAAAACGCGGCCAGCATCGCCGGCCTGATCCTGACGACCGAAACCCTGATCGCCGAGCGCCCCGAGAAGAACCCTGCCCCGGCAGGCGGCGGCGGCGGTGGAATGGGCGGCGGCATGCCCGGAATGGGCGGCATGGGCGGCTTCTAA
- a CDS encoding putative immunity protein: MILTQPRDPRFITLRRGGTLTDTNHHLLAMWAAACAEHVLHFFEEARPGNNGPRHAIEQCRAWARGEIGMRESRKTAYDANAAARDLSGAARYAAYAAGQAAAVAHVAAHELGAAAYAIRAAQAAAPEGERELAGRQECQWQRDLLPDEIRDLVLDDQRLRNHACWFVFD; this comes from the coding sequence ATGATTCTCACTCAACCCCGTGACCCTAGATTTATCACTCTTCGTCGTGGCGGAACGCTGACCGATACAAATCACCACCTTCTGGCGATGTGGGCTGCTGCATGTGCGGAGCACGTACTGCATTTCTTTGAGGAAGCGCGACCTGGAAATAACGGGCCGCGACATGCGATTGAGCAATGCCGTGCGTGGGCTCGCGGCGAGATTGGTATGCGCGAATCCCGCAAGACCGCTTATGACGCCAATGCGGCGGCCAGAGACCTCTCCGGCGCTGCAAGATACGCTGCTTACGCCGCCGGGCAAGCGGCGGCGGTTGCCCATGTGGCGGCGCACGAACTAGGCGCGGCGGCCTACGCAATTCGGGCGGCGCAAGCGGCGGCTCCTGAGGGGGAACGCGAACTTGCTGGTCGTCAGGAATGCCAGTGGCAGCGTGACCTGCTGCCCGACGAAATCCGAGATCTCGTGCTAGACGACCAGCGTCTGCGTAATCATGCGTGTTGGTTTGTGTTTGATTAA
- a CDS encoding PPK2 family polyphosphate kinase, protein MANAIKIDKPQKIRLKDYDPNEKGKTNKESSEAEIQSLSEEINQLQDLLYAAQTHSVLIVLQAPDTGGKDGTITHVMAAVNPLGCSVASFKVPSTLEASHDFLWRIHQQTPGKGNMTIFNRSHYEDVLVTKVHGLIDEKTCKKRYDHIKNFEAMLADSNTIIMKFYLMISKDEQEKRLKAREADPSKAWKLSAGDWKERELWDKYMGAYEDAIGATAAPNAPWYIIPGNYKWYRNLAIATTIRDTLAAYKGEWEDALKKIGEERLKELKEARAGSDRA, encoded by the coding sequence ATGGCGAACGCAATCAAAATCGACAAGCCGCAGAAGATTCGGCTGAAAGACTACGATCCAAACGAAAAGGGCAAGACCAATAAAGAATCGAGTGAGGCGGAGATCCAGAGTCTCAGTGAAGAGATCAATCAGCTCCAGGATCTGCTCTACGCCGCGCAGACGCACAGTGTCCTGATCGTGCTGCAAGCCCCCGACACCGGAGGCAAGGACGGGACCATCACGCACGTCATGGCGGCGGTCAACCCGCTGGGCTGCTCTGTGGCGTCCTTCAAAGTCCCATCGACGCTCGAAGCCTCCCACGACTTCCTCTGGCGCATCCATCAGCAAACGCCCGGCAAGGGCAACATGACGATCTTCAACCGCTCGCACTACGAGGATGTTCTCGTGACCAAGGTGCATGGCCTGATCGACGAAAAGACCTGCAAGAAGCGCTACGACCATATCAAGAACTTCGAGGCGATGCTGGCCGATTCCAATACGATCATCATGAAGTTCTACTTGATGATCAGCAAAGACGAGCAAGAAAAGCGGCTGAAAGCCCGCGAAGCCGATCCCAGCAAAGCCTGGAAACTCAGCGCCGGCGACTGGAAAGAGCGCGAGCTATGGGACAAGTACATGGGCGCCTACGAAGACGCCATTGGCGCGACGGCGGCCCCGAATGCGCCCTGGTATATCATTCCCGGCAATTACAAGTGGTATCGGAACCTGGCCATCGCGACGACCATTCGTGACACGCTGGCGGCGTACAAGGGCGAATGGGAAGACGCGCTGAAGAAGATCGGCGAGGAGCGCTTGAAGGAGCTGAAAGAGGCGCGGGCGGGAAGCGATCGGGCATGA
- a CDS encoding 3-deoxy-D-manno-octulosonic acid transferase, whose protein sequence is MYALYTTLLTIWLLAMAPVLLYNAVRHKKHLPKLRQRMGRLPESLRADGRPTLWIHACSVGETLSVQGLAAALHERFPGARLIFSTITASGNAIAHERYEKLYGPGNVFFFPVDLPGVAGNVLDFIQPSALIIVDTEIWPNVVHQAKLRNIPVVMVNGRIAAKSFRQYLWAQPMLARVLGEYAALLMKSPEDAARIQRLGAPPSKIAMSGNLKYDQTPADAALVAEKAKGLNAALELSRWKGQLIVAGSTHEGEDIVLLRALRALREDPTLANTRLLIVPRHAERFDSVAALAEREGFTVRRRSRPGEASAGAEVLLLDTYGELAAAYQFAAVAFVGGTLVPVGGHSIMEPAQFAKPIVIGPHMENFPQIVDEFLEKGAAIQITALESDAATQERDLTEALRSIFADPEKQAKMGAAARSILEDNQGATAFTLERIAGVVRIPIPPPK, encoded by the coding sequence ATGTACGCCCTATACACCACCCTCCTCACAATCTGGCTCCTGGCGATGGCCCCTGTTCTCCTCTACAACGCCGTCCGCCACAAGAAGCACCTGCCGAAGCTGCGCCAGCGCATGGGCCGTTTGCCCGAATCCCTGCGCGCGGACGGGCGCCCTACCCTCTGGATCCATGCCTGCTCCGTTGGCGAAACGCTGAGCGTGCAGGGGCTCGCAGCCGCGCTGCACGAGCGGTTTCCCGGCGCCCGGCTGATATTCTCGACCATCACCGCGAGCGGCAACGCCATCGCGCATGAGCGATATGAGAAGCTGTATGGTCCCGGCAATGTGTTCTTCTTCCCCGTCGATCTGCCCGGCGTCGCCGGCAATGTGCTGGATTTTATCCAGCCGTCGGCGCTGATTATCGTCGATACGGAGATCTGGCCGAACGTCGTGCATCAGGCGAAGCTGCGCAATATTCCCGTGGTGATGGTGAATGGACGGATTGCGGCAAAGTCGTTCCGGCAATATCTGTGGGCGCAGCCAATGCTCGCTCGTGTTTTGGGCGAGTACGCCGCGCTGCTGATGAAGTCGCCTGAGGACGCCGCCCGTATCCAGCGCCTTGGCGCGCCGCCGAGCAAAATCGCCATGAGCGGCAACTTAAAGTACGATCAGACACCCGCCGACGCCGCCCTGGTCGCCGAAAAGGCCAAAGGGCTGAATGCCGCGCTGGAGCTTTCACGATGGAAAGGGCAACTGATCGTCGCCGGCAGCACGCACGAGGGCGAGGATATTGTCCTCTTACGCGCCCTGCGCGCGCTTCGAGAAGATCCAACGCTGGCGAATACACGCCTGCTGATCGTCCCGCGCCACGCCGAGCGGTTCGACAGCGTCGCCGCCCTCGCCGAACGTGAAGGATTCACCGTGCGCCGCCGCTCCCGCCCTGGCGAGGCAAGCGCCGGCGCCGAAGTGCTGCTGCTCGACACCTACGGCGAACTTGCCGCCGCCTACCAGTTCGCCGCCGTCGCCTTCGTCGGAGGCACGCTTGTTCCCGTGGGCGGGCACAGCATCATGGAGCCGGCGCAGTTCGCCAAGCCGATCGTGATCGGGCCGCATATGGAGAACTTCCCACAGATTGTTGATGAGTTTTTGGAGAAGGGCGCGGCGATTCAAATCACGGCGCTTGAGAGTGACGCGGCGACACAGGAGCGTGATTTGACGGAGGCGCTGCGGTCGATTTTTGCAGATCCAGAGAAGCAGGCAAAGATGGGGGCGGCGGCGCGGTCGATTTTAGAGGACAACCAGGGCGCGACGGCGTTCACGCTGGAGCGGATCGCGGGGGTGGTGAGGATCCCCATCCCCCCGCCGAAGTAA
- the kdsB gene encoding 3-deoxy-manno-octulosonate cytidylyltransferase, with protein sequence MKILGVIPARLHSTRLPGKVLRLIAGKPMVHWVYQNARRSPLLTEIIVATDSREVYDSCAAAEIPVMMTAEHPSGSDRLYEVLTRTDADVYVNIQGDEPTLKPEHIEKLLAPMLDEREAQIATLKVKIGVDEAQNPNNVKVVTATDGQALYFSRSPIPYDRDGTGHAEYFKHIGLYAYTRAALTVFHGWPQGGLELSEQLEQLRYLENGAPIYVSETPFETVGVDTEAELQEVIALFENELH encoded by the coding sequence ATGAAGATCTTAGGAGTCATCCCCGCCCGCCTCCACAGCACGCGCCTTCCCGGCAAGGTCCTGCGCCTGATCGCCGGCAAGCCGATGGTGCACTGGGTCTACCAGAACGCCCGCCGCTCGCCGCTGCTCACGGAGATCATCGTCGCCACCGACAGCCGCGAAGTCTACGACTCATGCGCCGCCGCCGAAATCCCCGTCATGATGACCGCCGAGCACCCGTCCGGCAGCGACCGCCTCTACGAAGTCCTCACCCGCACCGACGCCGATGTTTACGTCAACATCCAGGGCGACGAGCCGACACTGAAACCCGAGCACATCGAGAAGCTGCTGGCGCCTATGCTGGACGAACGCGAGGCGCAAATCGCCACCCTCAAGGTGAAGATCGGCGTGGACGAAGCGCAGAACCCGAACAACGTCAAAGTCGTCACCGCGACCGACGGGCAGGCGCTGTACTTCTCGCGCTCCCCCATTCCTTACGACCGCGACGGAACCGGCCACGCCGAATACTTCAAGCACATCGGCCTCTACGCCTACACCCGCGCCGCACTGACCGTCTTTCACGGCTGGCCGCAGGGAGGGTTAGAACTCAGCGAGCAGTTAGAGCAGCTCCGATACCTGGAAAACGGCGCGCCGATCTATGTGTCCGAAACGCCGTTTGAGACGGTGGGCGTGGACACGGAGGCGGAACTGCAAGAGGTGATCGCGCTGTTTGAGAACGAGCTGCATTGA
- a CDS encoding metallophosphoesterase family protein: MTEGRREAIFGYNQGKSNAYLYFYDTPKPMPTHPPIRLMHFADVHFGVENYGRFDPATGLNSRLVDFRDALNAAIDVALAAGVEIALFAGDAYKTRDPNQTQQREFAACIGRLTQAGIPVVMLAGNHDIPNTKGRANSIEIFGALAAGRMFVLDTPNVIQVTTSKGNTLQVASMPYLIKSLVLSREESKDKGVQETTEMIVARYEAGINQLAAKCDPNLPTALMGHFSVSNAKLSANQIGYLTNEPEVSMSALTQSPFDYVALGHIHRFQDLNRGQQPPVVYSGSIERIDFGERNEEKGFALVDLVKGFTEVKHVEVKTRPFVEIEVDATDAGEEPTEKILLAIAKHDIRDAVVKASYQIRSEQLAHLRENDLRAALQSAFMVVALHKEIKRDTDAVRSKLMTEALDPLQALATYCDTRDSLRGRKDEMLLRAEPLLRELEAEETVGK, translated from the coding sequence ATGACGGAGGGCCGAAGGGAGGCGATTTTCGGGTACAATCAAGGCAAATCGAACGCCTATTTGTATTTTTACGACACCCCCAAACCCATGCCGACCCATCCGCCTATCCGTCTGATGCACTTTGCCGATGTCCACTTTGGTGTCGAGAACTATGGTCGTTTCGATCCCGCGACGGGCTTGAACTCGCGTTTGGTGGACTTCCGAGACGCGCTGAACGCCGCCATTGACGTGGCGCTCGCGGCGGGCGTGGAGATCGCGCTGTTCGCCGGCGACGCCTACAAAACGCGCGATCCGAACCAGACGCAGCAGCGCGAATTCGCCGCCTGCATCGGGCGTCTGACACAGGCGGGAATTCCGGTGGTGATGCTGGCGGGAAACCACGACATCCCCAACACCAAGGGGCGCGCGAACTCGATTGAGATCTTCGGCGCGCTTGCGGCGGGCCGAATGTTCGTGCTGGATACGCCCAACGTGATCCAGGTCACCACCAGCAAGGGCAATACGCTGCAAGTGGCGTCGATGCCGTATTTGATCAAGAGCCTGGTTCTTTCGCGCGAAGAATCCAAGGACAAAGGCGTGCAGGAGACGACGGAGATGATCGTCGCCCGCTATGAGGCCGGCATCAATCAGCTGGCGGCGAAATGCGACCCCAACTTGCCGACGGCGCTGATGGGCCACTTCAGCGTCTCCAACGCCAAGCTCAGCGCCAACCAGATCGGATATTTGACCAACGAGCCCGAAGTCTCGATGTCCGCGCTGACTCAGTCGCCGTTCGACTATGTCGCGCTGGGGCATATCCATCGCTTCCAGGATCTGAACCGAGGGCAGCAGCCGCCCGTCGTTTATTCGGGAAGCATTGAGCGGATCGACTTCGGCGAACGAAATGAAGAAAAGGGGTTCGCGCTCGTCGATCTGGTCAAGGGCTTCACGGAAGTCAAGCATGTCGAGGTCAAGACGCGTCCCTTTGTCGAAATCGAAGTCGACGCGACCGACGCCGGCGAGGAGCCGACGGAAAAGATTTTGCTGGCGATCGCCAAGCACGACATCCGGGACGCTGTCGTCAAGGCGTCGTACCAGATCCGCTCCGAACAGCTGGCCCACCTGCGCGAAAACGACCTGCGCGCGGCCTTGCAATCGGCGTTCATGGTGGTGGCGCTGCACAAGGAAATCAAGCGCGACACCGACGCCGTGCGCTCCAAGCTGATGACCGAAGCGCTCGACCCGTTGCAGGCCCTTGCAACCTACTGCGACACCCGCGACAGCCTGCGCGGCCGCAAGGACGAAATGCTGCTCCGCGCCGAACCGCTGCTGCGGGAGCTGGAGGCGGAGGAGACGGTAGGGAAGTAA
- a CDS encoding AAA family ATPase, protein MIPVRLELKNFMSYGEDAPVLDLTGMHTLCLSGENGNGKSALLDAITWSLWGESRAGKNKHDELVRIGADEMSVQFTFDLDGQRFRVLRKRSKRASGNVWELQQEQAEGAWRSLTGNNSGETERAIQKLLRMSYDTFINSAYLRQGQADRFVQQSPGKRKEILADILDLSRYDQLEAKAREKAREAMTEVVDAERDINGMSAELASEAQYRESLAALQARYAELEAKQEVLKKEWDDLRDRRGQLESQREFAERVKAQIATLDAEIVELTNELTEQNREADRWKAILVRKDEIERDHALLVRTREDLGTLEENVAKLHRGRQMLADAEKEWLTAQNEMHRKLERATIDYQQALGRIAVLPDLQREHAVAKTAVAGAESMEAERQTAQARLTVVRENLSQLQQDNAAVGEQIKQWESRLAAIADQQGVCSVCNSPLPPEKIAETQREYQDSLAASNAQRKTIWAQAKQTKEELAALERQVTALDQSLTALTADRVRLGQLEQRLLELEEVQRELPQLEARATETKALFDAKAYAPEILATVTRYRDAIAKLGDVEAAHAAARETAARLAPVDRQHLELAHAAEALAAAESRLQRADRSLRQRRDARDEAMIQQKQIADVSSELAALDARANEIKVMENERRQSASATSHEIGRYQQLVMRCEDLKAQKVVKEAALLAAKKEQEIHDQLAKAFGKKGVQALIIENAIPEIQEEANRLLERLTDGDMTIYFETLREAKSKKDTPIETLDIKVSDSLGTRPLEMYSGGEGFRAAFALRIALSKLLARRAGAKLQTLIIDEGFGTQDGKGRERLVDALNAIKEDFEKIIVITHIDELKDAFASRVEIVKTPMGSQITIMEGASG, encoded by the coding sequence ATGATTCCAGTCCGCCTAGAACTCAAGAACTTCATGTCCTACGGCGAGGACGCGCCCGTGCTCGACCTTACCGGGATGCATACGCTGTGTCTCTCCGGCGAGAACGGCAACGGCAAGAGCGCGCTGCTGGACGCCATCACGTGGTCGCTGTGGGGCGAAAGCCGCGCGGGGAAAAACAAGCACGACGAGCTCGTTCGCATTGGCGCGGATGAGATGAGCGTGCAGTTTACGTTCGATCTGGACGGTCAGCGCTTTCGCGTGCTGCGCAAGCGGTCCAAGCGCGCGAGTGGGAACGTTTGGGAATTGCAGCAGGAGCAGGCGGAAGGCGCGTGGCGGTCGCTGACGGGGAACAACTCGGGCGAAACGGAGCGGGCGATCCAGAAGCTTCTGCGCATGTCGTACGATACGTTTATCAACTCGGCGTATCTGCGGCAGGGACAGGCGGATCGGTTTGTTCAGCAGTCGCCGGGCAAGCGCAAGGAGATTTTGGCCGACATCCTCGATCTGTCTCGCTACGATCAGCTCGAAGCCAAGGCGCGGGAAAAAGCGCGCGAGGCGATGACGGAAGTCGTGGACGCCGAGCGGGATATCAACGGCATGAGCGCGGAGCTGGCGAGCGAGGCGCAGTATCGCGAATCGCTGGCGGCATTGCAGGCGCGTTACGCCGAGCTGGAAGCCAAGCAGGAAGTCCTCAAAAAAGAGTGGGACGATCTGCGGGACCGGCGCGGGCAATTGGAAAGTCAGCGTGAATTCGCGGAGCGGGTGAAGGCGCAGATCGCGACGCTGGACGCCGAAATCGTGGAGCTGACCAATGAGCTGACGGAGCAGAACCGCGAGGCCGACCGCTGGAAGGCGATCCTGGTCCGTAAGGATGAGATCGAACGGGACCACGCGCTGCTTGTCCGGACCCGCGAGGATTTGGGAACGCTGGAAGAAAACGTCGCCAAGCTGCATCGTGGGCGTCAGATGCTCGCGGACGCCGAGAAAGAGTGGCTGACGGCGCAGAACGAGATGCACCGGAAGCTGGAGCGCGCGACGATCGATTACCAGCAGGCGCTCGGACGGATTGCGGTCCTGCCCGACTTGCAGCGTGAACACGCCGTCGCGAAGACGGCGGTTGCGGGCGCGGAGTCGATGGAGGCCGAGCGCCAAACGGCGCAGGCGCGCCTGACCGTTGTGCGCGAGAACCTCTCACAGCTTCAGCAGGACAATGCGGCCGTCGGCGAACAGATCAAGCAGTGGGAGAGCCGCCTGGCGGCGATTGCCGACCAGCAGGGCGTATGCTCGGTTTGTAATTCGCCGCTGCCGCCGGAGAAGATCGCCGAAACGCAGCGGGAGTACCAGGACAGCCTCGCGGCGTCCAACGCGCAGCGCAAGACGATCTGGGCGCAGGCGAAGCAGACCAAGGAAGAACTCGCGGCCCTGGAGCGTCAGGTCACGGCTTTGGACCAGTCGCTCACGGCGCTGACGGCGGACCGGGTGCGCCTCGGACAGCTCGAACAGCGCCTCTTGGAATTAGAGGAAGTGCAGCGCGAGCTGCCGCAATTGGAAGCGCGCGCGACCGAGACTAAGGCTCTGTTCGACGCCAAGGCGTACGCGCCCGAGATCCTGGCGACGGTCACGCGTTATCGCGACGCGATTGCGAAGCTGGGCGATGTCGAGGCGGCGCATGCGGCGGCGCGCGAAACGGCGGCGCGGCTGGCGCCGGTCGATCGTCAGCACCTGGAGCTGGCGCACGCGGCCGAAGCGCTCGCCGCCGCCGAAAGCCGCTTGCAGCGCGCCGATCGATCGCTGCGCCAGCGGCGCGATGCGCGCGATGAGGCGATGATCCAGCAGAAGCAGATCGCCGACGTCAGCTCCGAGCTTGCCGCGCTGGACGCCCGCGCGAATGAGATCAAGGTGATGGAGAACGAGCGGCGCCAGAGCGCGAGCGCGACATCCCATGAGATCGGCCGCTATCAGCAGCTCGTGATGCGCTGCGAGGACCTGAAGGCGCAGAAGGTTGTGAAAGAAGCGGCGCTGCTCGCGGCCAAGAAAGAGCAGGAGATCCACGACCAGCTTGCCAAGGCCTTCGGCAAAAAGGGCGTGCAGGCGCTGATTATCGAGAACGCCATTCCGGAGATCCAGGAAGAAGCCAATCGATTGCTGGAGCGGCTGACCGATGGCGATATGACGATTTACTTTGAGACGCTGCGCGAGGCGAAGTCCAAGAAGGACACGCCGATCGAGACGCTGGATATCAAGGTCAGCGACAGTCTCGGCACGCGGCCGCTGGAGATGTATTCGGGAGGAGAGGGGTTCCGGGCGGCGTTCGCCCTGCGGATCGCGCTGTCCAAGCTGCTGGCGCGGCGCGCCGGCGCCAAGCTGCAAACACTGATCATCGACGAAGGGTTCGGCACACAGGACGGCAAGGGGCGCGAGCGTCTTGTGGACGCCCTGAACGCGATCAAAGAAGACTTCGAGAAGATCATCGTGATCACGCACATCGATGAACTGAAAGACGCCTTCGCCTCGCGCGTCGAGATCGTGAAGACGCCGATGGGGTCGCAGATCACGATCATGGAGGGGGCTTCGGGCTGA